A window of the Capsicum annuum cultivar UCD-10X-F1 unplaced genomic scaffold, UCD10Xv1.1 ctg41810, whole genome shotgun sequence genome harbors these coding sequences:
- the LOC124891868 gene encoding zinc finger A20 and AN1 domain-containing stress-associated protein 8-like — translation MESSKQTGCRAPEDPVLCIKDCDFFGSAATMNMCSKCQKDMILLKQEHAKLAATSSKDVVRRRSSNDESELALAGAAVASVDFVSQISQVKSKKVHHYSDKYNCPFDYRNVGQNAIAKENTIIAAEKL, via the exons ATGGAGTCATCTAAACAGACAGGTTGTCGAGCTCCTGAAGACCCCGTCCTTTGCATCAAAGACTGTGATTTTTTCGGTAGTGCAGCTACGATGAATATGTGTTCCAAGTGTCAAAAGGACATGATACTACTGAAGCAGGAACATGCAAAGCTTGCAGCTACATCTAGCAAAGACGTCGTACGCAGAAGATCAAGCAACGATGAATCCGAACTTGCTCTTGCAGGTGCCGCGGTTGCATCTGTAGATTTTGTCTCTCAGATTTCACAAGTGAAGTCAAAAAAGG TTCATCATTATTCAGACAAATACAACTGCCCGTTTGATTATAGGAATGTTGGTCAGAATGCCATAGCAAAAGAAAATACTATCATCGCAGCAGAAAAGCTTA